A stretch of the Agelaius phoeniceus isolate bAgePho1 chromosome 1, bAgePho1.hap1, whole genome shotgun sequence genome encodes the following:
- the ADCYAP1 gene encoding pituitary adenylate cyclase-activating polypeptide isoform X2, with protein MCSKAILALLVYGIIMHCSVYCSPAAGLQYPALRLEDEVYDEDGNTLQDFAYDQEPLGIANPSSVIGEMYTLYYPPEKRHADGIFNKAYRKLLGQLSARKYLHSLMAKRVGGASGGLGDDAEPLTKRHIDGIFTDSYSRYRKQMAVKKYLAAVLGKRYKQRVKNKGRRVAYL; from the exons ATGTGTAGCAAAGCGATCTTAGCACTTCTGGTCTATGGCATAATAATGCACTGCAGCGTCTACTGCTCACCTGCGGCCGGACTTCAGTACCCGGCGCTCAG GCTGGAGGATGAAGTCTACGACGAGGACGGGAACACCCTGCAGGACTTCGCCTACGACCAAGAGCCCCTCGGTATAGCGAATCCGTCCTCCGTGATCGGCGAGATGTACACCTTGTATTACCCACCGGAAAAGAG GCACGCCGATGGGATCTTCAACAAAGCCTACAGGAAACTCCTGGGCCAGTTATCCGCCAGGAAATATCTGCACTCACTGATGGCCAAGCGGGTCGG CGGTGCCAGCGGCGGCCTGGGGGACGACGCGGAACCGCTGACCAAGCGGCACATAGACGGCATCTTCACGGACAGCTACAGCCGCTACCGGAAACAAATGGCTGTCAAGAAGTACTTAGCAGCCGTCCTGGGGAAAAGGTATAAACAAAGAGTTAAAAACAAAGGACGCCGAGTAGCGTATTTGTAG
- the ADCYAP1 gene encoding pituitary adenylate cyclase-activating polypeptide isoform X1 gives MTYIVLQRGRQRAGAGGAGTRTKLARSQRAEAPFNEKQQAKPPRLEDEVYDEDGNTLQDFAYDQEPLGIANPSSVIGEMYTLYYPPEKRHADGIFNKAYRKLLGQLSARKYLHSLMAKRVGGASGGLGDDAEPLTKRHIDGIFTDSYSRYRKQMAVKKYLAAVLGKRYKQRVKNKGRRVAYL, from the exons ATGACCTACATCGTACTGCAGAGAGGGAGGCAGAGagcgggggctgggggggctgggaCACGCACAAAACTGGCGAGATCTCAAAGGGCAGAGGCACCATTCAACGAAAAACAGCAGGCGAAGCCCCCCCG GCTGGAGGATGAAGTCTACGACGAGGACGGGAACACCCTGCAGGACTTCGCCTACGACCAAGAGCCCCTCGGTATAGCGAATCCGTCCTCCGTGATCGGCGAGATGTACACCTTGTATTACCCACCGGAAAAGAG GCACGCCGATGGGATCTTCAACAAAGCCTACAGGAAACTCCTGGGCCAGTTATCCGCCAGGAAATATCTGCACTCACTGATGGCCAAGCGGGTCGG CGGTGCCAGCGGCGGCCTGGGGGACGACGCGGAACCGCTGACCAAGCGGCACATAGACGGCATCTTCACGGACAGCTACAGCCGCTACCGGAAACAAATGGCTGTCAAGAAGTACTTAGCAGCCGTCCTGGGGAAAAGGTATAAACAAAGAGTTAAAAACAAAGGACGCCGAGTAGCGTATTTGTAG